From one Misgurnus anguillicaudatus chromosome 2, ASM2758022v2, whole genome shotgun sequence genomic stretch:
- the skila gene encoding ski-like protein produces the protein MEMASPQTSLKTPFKDLTSFKGNMKRLYRERPEDAPIKKRVMAEMHLKRRSQDSVPKPPKVKKEREEQTGSEMDIEFHNVGHSKALDLSAGLKHTLAQFTLSSQSSLGGPAAFSAKSAQDRASPAGMATLPSPPVLGGGPLLVPCDSSTELTHSLLEGESISCFVVGGEKRLCLPQVLNSVLRDFSLQQINAVCDELYVYCSRCDAEQLHILKVLGILPFNAPSCGLITLTDAQRLCNDLLRPGAALPADPNNKLPGHGLLKESGASFQVEHQCLGKCQGLFVPQFYVQPDAPCIQCMECQLLFSPQNFVMHSHKSPDKRTCHWGFDSAKWPCYLQLGRKHEGAPEEPQLKQLLDEMKEKFHYQLKRPLDKKVVDDDNHGRKSSPAPCTPNSKMSDSVLEKKGNCQSSLAFSRLFPDIKEEPGHGPIMHPSYYLYTYDKMVAPNVSLRKEGEVTHEVLGALLKQHYSRRTITHDSQPTIDLPTSPSSSAEEAKSQHAAEAHERRHPPLPVAMETSPGGKQHAPATGRDSAMEDDKDRIMLEIVQMYRRQQEKLNSTLQKQMQLEMELEAVRGGEAARLRELSAEQLELQSELEAVHTEHAQRLGEVRQEQRQLEHRLEQLRQQSCACQPKEQEAQYSAQLCELRCRLERAEAERQELQDELRREREAREKLKLMISQLQQQMAQSGTKGRHSSSPPTPSASPQSQYSQSSPAPEVNSG, from the exons ATGGAGATGGCCAGTCCTCAGACAAGTCTGAAAACCCCTTTCAAAGACCTGACGTCATTCAAAGGCAACATGAAGAGACTTTACCGAGAGCGACCGGAAGATGCGCCCATTAAAAAACGAGTAATGGCAGAGATGCACCTGAAACGTCGCAGTCAGGATAGCGTCCCCAAACCTCCGAAAGTGAAGAAAGAGCGTGAGGAGCAGACCGGCTCCGAGATGGATATTGAGTTTCACAACGTTGGGCATTCAAAGGCTTTAGATCTCAGTGCCGGTCTCAAACACACCCTAGCTCAATTCACTTTAAGCAGCCAGAGTTCTCTGGGTGGTCCTGCAGCCTTCTCGGCAAAATCCGCCCAAGACCGTGCCTCTCCTGCTGGCATGGCAACCCTACCGTCACCCCCAGTTCTGGGAGGAGGTCCGCTTTTGGTTCCCTGCGACAGCTCCACAGAGCTTACCCACTCTTTGCTGGAGGGCGAGTCCATCTCGTGCTTTGTTGTGGGCGGCGAGAAACGTCTGTGTCTGCCCCAGGTACTCAATTCAGTGCTGCGAGACTTCTCTCTGCAGCAGATCAATGCCGTCTGCGACGAACTTTACGTTTACTGCTCCCGATGTGACGCCGAGCAGCTTCATATACTGAAGGTGCTTGGCATCCTGCCCTTCAACGCACCTTCCTGCGGCCTCATCACCCTGACCGATGCCCAGAGGCTCTGCAATGATCTACTTCGCCCAGGGGCCGCCCTCCCAGCTGACCCCAACAACAAGCTGCCGGGGCACGGCTTGCTGAAAGAGAGCGGGGCCAGTTTCCAGGTGGAGCATCAGTGTCTGGGCAAGTGCCAAGGCCTGTTCGTGCCCCAGTTTTACGTTCAGCCGGACGCCCCGTGTATTCAATGCATGGAATGCCAGCTGCTCTTTTCCCCGCAGAACTTTGTAATGCACTCACACAAGTCCCCGGACAAGAGGACCTGCCACTGGGGTTTTGATTCAGCCAAGTGGCCCTGTTACCTTCAGCTGGGCCGCAAGCACGAAGGCGCCCCTGAGGAACCCCAACTCAAGCAACTGCTGGACGAGATGAAAGAGAAGTTTCACTATCAACTAAAGAGGCCTCTAGACAAA AAGGTGGTGGATGATGACAATCATGGGCGGAAATCCAGCCCTGCCCCCTGCACCCCCAACAGCAAGATGTCTGATAGCGTCCTGGAGAAAAAG GGTAACTGCCAGTCTTCGCTAGCGTTCAGTCGACTGTTTCCTGATATCAAAGAGGAACCGGGACACGGACCTATCATGCACCCGAG TTACTACCTGTACACATATGATAAGATGGTGGCCCCGAACGTGTCCCTACGAAAGGAGGGGGAGGTAACCCACGAGGTGCTGGGAGCCCTGCTCAAACAACACTACAGTCGGAGAACGATCACCCACGACAGCCAGCCCACCATAG ATCTTCCCACGTCTCCTTCCTCCAGCGCAGAGGAGGCCAAATCCCAACACGCAGCCGAAGCGCACGAGCGCCGCCATCCTCCTCTGCCGGTCGCCATGGAGACAAGCCCGGGTGGCAAGCAGCACGCCCCCGCGACGGGCAGAGACAGCGCCATGGAGGATGACAAGGACAGGATCATGTTAGAGATCGTGCAGATGTACCGGCGACAGCAAGAGAAGCTCAACTCCACCCTTCAGAAACAGATGCAGCTGGAGATG GAGCTGGAGGCGGTACGCGGGGGTGAGGCGGCCAGGCTGAGGGAGTTGTCTGCGGAGCAGCTGGAGCTGCAGAGCGAGCTGGAGGCGGTGCACACCGAGCATGCTCAGAGACTGGGGGAGGTGCGGCAGGAGCAACGGCAGCTCGAGCACCGACTGGAGCAGCTCAGACAGCAGAGCTGCGCATGCCAGCCCAAAGAGCAGGAGGCGCAGTACAGCGCGCAG TTGTGCGAGCTGCGATGCCGTCTTGAACGAGCGGAGGCGGAGCGACAAGAACTGCAGGACGAGCTGCGCAGAGAGCGGGAGGCCAGAGAGAAGCTGAAGCTCATGATCTCACAGCTTCAGCAGCAGATGGCTCAGTCTGGAACGAAGGGGAGACACAGCAGCAGCCCTCCGACACCATCCGCCAGCCCCCAATCCCAATATTCCCAATCTTCGCCAGCCCCCGAGGTAAACTCCGGATAA